The Ornithinimicrobium faecis genome includes a window with the following:
- a CDS encoding nitroreductase family protein has product MPDDLVLPVLRQRWSPRQFDPGHEMAPEQVEALLEAARWAPSAGNSQPWAFHVVLRDGVGWDAVLGAVAGSSRPWATQASMLVVNLAHVQVEDTDWEFSEFSVYDLGQAVAHMTIQAHAMGLGCRQFRAFDKEVLTAELAVTAHWEILTMTAVGAVPVGADRGPGAGVREPDITWPRP; this is encoded by the coding sequence GTGCCTGACGACCTCGTCCTGCCGGTGCTCCGCCAACGGTGGAGTCCACGACAGTTCGACCCGGGCCATGAGATGGCGCCGGAGCAGGTCGAGGCACTCCTGGAGGCGGCGAGGTGGGCTCCGTCAGCGGGCAACTCACAGCCCTGGGCCTTCCACGTGGTGCTGCGGGACGGGGTCGGCTGGGATGCGGTGCTGGGCGCCGTGGCGGGGAGTTCGCGTCCCTGGGCGACTCAGGCCTCGATGCTGGTCGTCAACCTGGCCCACGTGCAGGTTGAGGACACGGACTGGGAGTTCAGCGAGTTCTCCGTCTATGACCTGGGCCAGGCCGTCGCGCACATGACGATCCAGGCCCATGCGATGGGGCTGGGCTGTCGGCAGTTCCGAGCCTTCGACAAGGAGGTCCTGACCGCCGAGCTCGCGGTCACGGCGCACTGGGAGATCCTGACGATGACGGCGGTCGGCGCCGTGCCGGTCGGCGCCGACCGTGGGCCGGGGGCCGGCGTGCGAGAGCCGGACATCACCTGGCCACGACCATGA
- a CDS encoding flavin reductase family protein has protein sequence MSVHPITRPPDAQAAHLRDAFGRAAASTWVITGSGERGPVGFTAISVVSVSLAPPLLSFNIAKDSSSLVTIAHTGRAALHLLAEDQEPIALRFARDRTRRFVDDEAWTYDDHGLPSVRGVASRLITRIHDLVDAGDSFVAIARVEHATTHDRQPLVHRAGAYAPVAASVQTPLTATPGA, from the coding sequence ATGTCTGTCCACCCCATCACCAGACCCCCTGATGCGCAGGCAGCCCACCTGCGCGACGCCTTCGGCCGGGCCGCCGCCAGCACCTGGGTCATCACCGGCTCGGGGGAGCGCGGCCCCGTCGGGTTCACCGCGATCTCCGTGGTGTCCGTGTCTCTGGCGCCACCGCTGCTGTCCTTCAACATCGCCAAGGACAGCTCGTCCCTGGTGACCATCGCCCACACCGGGCGGGCGGCGCTGCACCTGCTCGCTGAGGACCAGGAACCCATCGCACTGCGCTTCGCCAGGGACCGCACCAGGCGGTTCGTCGACGACGAGGCCTGGACCTACGACGACCACGGACTGCCCTCCGTGCGCGGCGTCGCCTCCCGTCTGATCACGCGCATCCACGACCTGGTCGACGCCGGCGACAGCTTCGTGGCGATCGCCCGCGTCGAGCACGCGACCACCCATGACCGACAGCCGCTGGTGCACCGCGCCGGTGCCTACGCGCCGGTGGCTGCGTCCGTCCAAACCCCTCTCACCGCCACACCTGGAGCCTGA
- a CDS encoding LamG-like jellyroll fold domain-containing protein: MSRRATPRPLLLIFAALALIMAALPVVGTTSRASADEIVTHGLKGEYFAMSEPGARDFAELGGVSLDPNIDHPSLVGTFQELTGQGEHTTARWTGQLTAPETGDYTFYAIGDNGFRMFLDDEAVIDHWEGDWDVEQTSEVIHLEAGESHDFRLEMFQDIGGANMYLRWSGPGLEKQIVPESAFTPPADFEIYPVELIGSEDGNTLTARFEGAVTAPESVAEHLAIEVDTVPWPIDGVSVDPSDPTTLVIALGAQVQLDQRIKFSYDGLGGLEVDGEVVPEIMRNATNTSTHRLMTQWGEDLDTDNPLPEYPRPQEVREDWLNLNGPWEFASAEEGEEPTFGIQLEEEIIVPFPVESQLSGLERREDHMYYRRTVEVPEDWQVGDGQRLMLNFGAVDYEATVWVNGQQVAEHTGGYTAFSADITDALEGTGEQEIVVAVTDETGNNQPKGKQTLNPGGIMYTPNSGIWQTVWMEPVPDSSIDAVVSTPDVDASTVEVTAESATAAEGSRVEISVTNDKGRTIAKTRGDVNEPITVKLHKPTLWSPDNPYLYGLEVTLIDGDSADVVDSYFGMRKIEVQQVGGFPKLVLNGEPVFSLAMLDQGYFPDGLYTQPSDEALIFDLQAQKDLGFNAVRKHIKVEPMRWYYHADKMGLLVWQDFVSADINSVEGQQAWLSQGKDMMHQLRSVPSLIGWVVFNEGWGEWDRVRTGEIAEEVKALDPTRITNAHSGVNCCASKGDSGKGEVIDHHDYTNEDPPFPDETRVAMDGEHGGFTLRTPGHMWPGAPAVIYSGVPDKQALTDKYVDNTETFYLEQAAHELSGSVYTQVTDLETELNGFYTYDRKELKVFPDPVREINEAVVAAGASAGDLDFPGEAHWEFNNGPDHKAKDSLGKSWAYLQGDASWVPGVTSRALSLDGDGDYAETEEPVVDTTGDYTVSAWVTLDELPGNFATAVSQDGRQKENPFYLQYGEGAFAFSLQGADRVSVPMTPELGSWHHLVGTRDAETGDVRLYVDGELGGSTTVDHSSVSTGPLAIGRAKWNGGFTDWWNGAIDEVRVWDEALSAEEVADLFAQHTP, encoded by the coding sequence ATGTCACGAAGAGCAACCCCCAGACCACTGCTGCTGATCTTCGCCGCGCTGGCGCTGATCATGGCGGCCCTGCCGGTGGTGGGCACGACCTCGCGCGCGAGCGCTGACGAGATCGTGACGCACGGCCTCAAGGGCGAATACTTCGCCATGTCAGAGCCCGGTGCGCGGGACTTCGCCGAGCTCGGCGGCGTCTCGCTGGACCCCAACATCGACCACCCCAGCCTGGTGGGGACCTTCCAGGAGCTGACTGGCCAGGGCGAGCACACCACCGCCCGCTGGACCGGCCAACTGACCGCACCCGAGACGGGCGACTACACCTTCTATGCGATCGGTGACAACGGCTTCCGGATGTTCCTGGACGACGAGGCAGTCATCGACCACTGGGAGGGTGACTGGGACGTCGAGCAGACCAGCGAGGTGATCCACCTGGAGGCCGGCGAGTCGCACGACTTCCGCCTGGAGATGTTCCAGGACATCGGCGGCGCCAACATGTATCTGCGCTGGTCCGGCCCCGGACTGGAGAAGCAGATCGTGCCGGAGTCGGCCTTCACTCCCCCGGCCGACTTCGAGATCTATCCCGTCGAGCTGATCGGCTCGGAGGACGGCAACACGCTGACCGCGCGCTTTGAGGGCGCCGTCACTGCTCCGGAGTCCGTTGCCGAGCACCTCGCCATCGAGGTGGACACCGTGCCCTGGCCGATCGACGGCGTCAGCGTCGACCCGAGCGACCCCACGACGCTGGTGATCGCCCTGGGTGCCCAGGTCCAGTTGGACCAGCGCATCAAGTTTTCCTATGACGGACTCGGTGGCCTGGAGGTCGACGGCGAGGTCGTGCCGGAGATCATGCGCAATGCCACCAACACCTCGACCCACCGGCTGATGACGCAGTGGGGCGAGGACCTCGACACGGACAACCCGCTGCCGGAGTACCCCCGCCCCCAGGAGGTCCGCGAGGACTGGCTCAACCTCAACGGTCCCTGGGAGTTCGCCTCTGCCGAGGAGGGAGAGGAGCCGACCTTCGGCATACAGCTGGAGGAGGAGATCATCGTGCCCTTCCCTGTGGAGTCCCAGCTCTCCGGCTTGGAGCGCCGCGAGGACCACATGTACTATCGCCGGACCGTCGAGGTCCCCGAGGACTGGCAGGTCGGTGACGGGCAGCGCCTGATGCTCAACTTCGGTGCGGTCGACTACGAGGCCACCGTGTGGGTCAACGGCCAGCAGGTGGCCGAGCACACCGGCGGCTACACCGCCTTCAGCGCCGACATCACCGACGCCCTGGAGGGCACCGGCGAGCAGGAGATCGTGGTCGCGGTGACCGACGAGACCGGCAACAACCAGCCCAAGGGCAAGCAGACGCTCAACCCTGGCGGCATCATGTACACCCCCAACTCCGGCATCTGGCAGACGGTGTGGATGGAGCCGGTCCCCGACTCCTCCATCGACGCCGTCGTCAGCACCCCGGACGTGGACGCCAGCACCGTCGAGGTGACGGCCGAGTCCGCGACTGCGGCTGAGGGCTCCCGGGTGGAGATCTCGGTGACCAACGACAAGGGCCGCACCATCGCCAAGACACGCGGCGACGTCAACGAGCCGATCACGGTCAAGCTGCACAAGCCGACGCTGTGGAGCCCGGACAACCCCTACCTCTACGGCCTCGAGGTCACGCTGATCGACGGTGACAGCGCGGACGTCGTGGACAGCTACTTCGGCATGCGCAAGATCGAGGTGCAGCAGGTCGGCGGCTTCCCCAAGCTGGTCCTCAACGGCGAGCCAGTCTTCTCCCTGGCCATGCTCGATCAGGGCTACTTCCCCGACGGGCTCTACACCCAGCCCAGCGACGAGGCGCTGATCTTCGACCTGCAGGCGCAGAAGGACCTCGGCTTCAACGCCGTGCGCAAGCACATCAAGGTCGAGCCGATGCGGTGGTACTACCACGCGGACAAGATGGGCCTGCTCGTCTGGCAGGACTTCGTCTCCGCCGACATCAATTCCGTTGAGGGACAGCAGGCCTGGCTCTCGCAGGGCAAGGACATGATGCATCAGCTGCGCAGCGTCCCCTCGCTGATCGGCTGGGTCGTCTTCAACGAGGGTTGGGGCGAGTGGGACCGCGTGCGCACCGGTGAGATCGCCGAGGAGGTCAAGGCGCTCGACCCGACACGAATCACCAACGCGCACAGCGGAGTCAACTGTTGTGCCTCCAAGGGTGACTCCGGCAAGGGTGAGGTGATCGACCATCACGACTACACCAACGAGGACCCGCCCTTCCCGGACGAGACCCGCGTCGCGATGGACGGTGAGCACGGTGGCTTCACCCTGCGCACCCCGGGTCACATGTGGCCCGGTGCTCCCGCCGTGATCTACAGCGGGGTGCCGGACAAGCAGGCACTCACCGACAAGTACGTCGACAACACCGAGACGTTCTATCTGGAGCAGGCCGCCCACGAGCTGTCCGGCTCGGTCTACACCCAGGTCACCGACCTGGAGACCGAGCTCAACGGGTTCTACACCTACGACCGCAAGGAGCTCAAGGTCTTCCCGGACCCGGTGCGCGAGATCAATGAGGCGGTCGTCGCCGCGGGCGCCTCAGCCGGGGACCTGGACTTCCCGGGCGAGGCCCACTGGGAGTTCAACAACGGCCCGGACCACAAGGCCAAGGACTCCCTGGGCAAGAGCTGGGCCTATCTGCAGGGCGACGCGTCCTGGGTGCCGGGCGTGACCAGCCGTGCCCTGAGCCTCGACGGTGACGGCGACTATGCCGAGACCGAGGAGCCTGTCGTCGACACGACCGGCGACTACACCGTCTCGGCGTGGGTCACCCTGGACGAGCTGCCGGGCAACTTCGCCACGGCGGTCAGCCAGGACGGCCGACAGAAGGAGAACCCGTTCTATCTGCAGTATGGCGAGGGCGCCTTCGCCTTCAGCCTCCAGGGCGCGGACCGCGTGAGTGTGCCGATGACCCCGGAGCTCGGGTCCTGGCACCACCTGGTCGGCACCCGCGACGCGGAGACCGGTGACGTCCGGCTCTATGTCGACGGCGAGCTGGGCGGCTCCACGACCGTGGACCACTCCTCGGTCAGCACCGGGCCGCTCGCGATCGGCCGTGCCAAGTGGAACGGCGGCTTCACCGACTGGTGGAACGGCGCCATCGACGAGGTGCGGGTCTGGGACGAGGCCTTGTCCGCCGAGGAGGTGGCCGACCTCTTCGCCCAGCACACTCCCTGA
- a CDS encoding M1 family metallopeptidase: protein MNTRSMRLALAGTAALALAMTPALAGAAPGNPGEPRFQEGDPGAGDPYFPLAGNGGIDVLHYDLDLTYQLPEPEPAPLEGQLDGVATIELRATQDLHRFNLDLRGLTATKVVVNGKSMRFDQVDNELRISPRPKLKTGDEATVEVTYGGATTRPTDIEGALYGWVTTRDGAMVVSEPDGSATWFPVSDHPTDKATYAYEITVPEGSVAVANGLLEGSETADGQTTWTWDAPDPMAAYLATATVGDFELDSYVAENGTPIIDAVDPALPDSASANLALTSDMLVFFEGSFGPYPFNSYGAIVDDDSVGYALETQTRSFFSRRAGESTVAHELAHQWMGNHVSPGRWADIWLNEGWASYASWMWSEEQGRASAQDSFEDVMSIPADDDFWDVVVADPGPLCLFCGAIYDRGAATLHALRVEVGDDAFFELAKTWVEQYGGGSATTADFSALAEEVSGQDLDAFFQMWLYDAEKPTDW, encoded by the coding sequence ATGAACACTCGATCCATGCGCCTTGCCCTCGCGGGCACCGCCGCCCTCGCGCTCGCCATGACCCCCGCCCTGGCCGGGGCAGCCCCAGGAAATCCGGGTGAGCCGCGCTTCCAGGAGGGTGACCCCGGGGCGGGCGACCCCTACTTCCCGCTCGCGGGCAACGGCGGCATCGACGTGCTGCACTATGACCTCGACCTGACCTATCAGCTGCCAGAGCCAGAGCCGGCACCGCTGGAGGGCCAGCTCGACGGGGTCGCGACCATCGAGTTGCGCGCCACGCAGGACCTGCACCGGTTCAACCTCGACCTGCGGGGCCTGACCGCGACCAAGGTGGTCGTCAATGGCAAGTCGATGCGCTTTGACCAGGTGGACAACGAGCTGCGGATCAGCCCCCGCCCCAAGCTCAAGACCGGCGACGAGGCCACGGTGGAGGTGACCTACGGCGGCGCCACGACCCGCCCGACCGACATTGAGGGGGCACTCTATGGCTGGGTGACCACGCGGGACGGGGCGATGGTCGTCAGCGAGCCGGACGGGTCAGCCACCTGGTTCCCGGTCAGCGACCACCCGACGGACAAGGCAACCTATGCCTACGAGATCACCGTGCCCGAGGGCTCCGTGGCCGTGGCCAACGGTCTGCTCGAGGGCTCGGAAACCGCTGACGGCCAGACGACCTGGACGTGGGACGCGCCCGACCCGATGGCGGCCTATCTCGCGACCGCGACCGTCGGGGACTTCGAGCTTGACTCCTACGTCGCGGAGAACGGCACCCCGATCATCGACGCCGTCGACCCGGCTCTGCCGGACAGCGCCTCGGCGAACCTGGCGCTGACGAGCGACATGCTGGTGTTCTTCGAAGGGTCCTTCGGTCCCTACCCGTTCAACTCCTATGGCGCCATCGTCGACGACGACTCCGTCGGCTATGCGCTGGAGACGCAGACGCGGTCCTTCTTCAGCCGCCGCGCCGGCGAGAGCACGGTCGCGCACGAGCTGGCCCACCAGTGGATGGGCAACCACGTCAGCCCGGGGCGCTGGGCCGACATCTGGCTCAACGAGGGCTGGGCCTCCTATGCCTCCTGGATGTGGAGCGAGGAGCAGGGCCGCGCCAGCGCGCAGGACAGCTTCGAGGACGTCATGTCCATCCCGGCCGACGACGACTTCTGGGACGTGGTCGTGGCCGACCCCGGCCCGCTGTGCCTGTTCTGCGGTGCCATCTATGACCGCGGCGCCGCGACCCTGCACGCGCTGCGGGTCGAGGTCGGCGACGATGCCTTCTTCGAGCTGGCGAAGACCTGGGTCGAGCAGTATGGCGGCGGCTCGGCCACCACGGCCGACTTCAGCGCACTCGCTGAGGAGGTCTCCGGCCAGGATCTGGACGCGTTCTTCCAAATGTGGCTCTACGACGCGGAGAAGCCGACCGACTGGTGA
- the sfnG gene encoding dimethylsulfone monooxygenase SfnG — MTMTTNPEISNDLSFAYWVPNVSGGLVVSTIEQRTNHTPDYNRDVAQTAERVGFDYALTQVRYLASYGADAQHESVSFSLGLLAATERLKVIAAVHPGQWPPAILAKLGATAQELHDNRLALNVVSGWFKKEYTDLGLPWLDHEERYRRAEEFIEVLRGLWTRDDFTYRGDFYRTRDVTFRPQPKLQPEIFQGGNSTSARAMAGRLSDWYFMNGNTLEGAAEQIQDVGAQAAAHNRRVRFGLNGFAVVRDTEAEAQAVVEEIIAKADADKVNDFGNAVKQAGAATSDGKGMWADSEFKDLVQYNDGFRTGLIGTPEQVARRIVDYKKVGVDLLLLGFLHVREDVERFGTEVIPLVRELEREAGLVAS, encoded by the coding sequence CTGACCATGACGACCAACCCCGAGATCTCGAACGACCTGTCCTTTGCCTATTGGGTGCCCAACGTGTCTGGTGGCCTGGTGGTCTCCACGATCGAGCAGCGCACCAACCACACGCCGGACTACAACCGCGACGTGGCCCAGACCGCTGAGCGGGTCGGCTTCGACTATGCGCTCACGCAGGTCCGCTACCTGGCGTCCTACGGCGCGGACGCCCAGCACGAGTCGGTCTCCTTCTCCCTCGGGCTGCTCGCCGCGACCGAGCGCCTGAAGGTGATCGCCGCAGTGCACCCCGGCCAGTGGCCCCCGGCGATCCTGGCCAAGTTGGGCGCGACGGCCCAGGAACTCCACGACAACCGGTTGGCGCTCAATGTCGTCTCCGGGTGGTTCAAGAAGGAATACACCGACCTGGGGCTCCCGTGGCTGGACCACGAGGAGCGCTATCGCCGCGCCGAGGAGTTCATCGAGGTGCTGCGCGGACTGTGGACGCGGGATGACTTCACCTATCGCGGCGACTTCTATCGCACGCGTGACGTGACCTTCCGGCCCCAGCCGAAGCTGCAACCCGAGATCTTCCAGGGCGGCAACTCCACGTCCGCCCGGGCGATGGCCGGCCGCCTGTCCGACTGGTACTTCATGAACGGCAACACCCTGGAGGGCGCCGCCGAGCAGATCCAGGACGTGGGAGCTCAGGCCGCTGCCCACAACCGACGGGTCCGGTTCGGCCTCAACGGGTTTGCCGTCGTGCGCGACACCGAGGCAGAAGCGCAGGCGGTGGTCGAGGAGATCATTGCCAAGGCGGACGCCGACAAGGTCAACGACTTCGGCAACGCCGTCAAGCAGGCGGGCGCCGCGACCTCCGACGGGAAGGGGATGTGGGCGGACAGCGAGTTCAAGGACCTCGTGCAATACAACGACGGGTTCCGCACCGGTCTGATCGGCACCCCTGAGCAGGTGGCCCGTCGGATCGTGGACTACAAGAAGGTCGGCGTCGACCTGCTGCTGCTCGGGTTCTTGCACGTGCGCGAGGACGTCGAGCGGTTCGGCACCGAGGTGATCCCGCTGGTGCGTGAGTTGGAGCGCGAGGCTGGGTTGGTGGCGTCGTGA
- a CDS encoding SAM-dependent methyltransferase, whose protein sequence is MTTATLDLEKVGAFAQHIGAMLAGGATIAMMVVGDRTGLYAALAEGKALTPAQLAGATGTAERYVREWLSQQAAVGIVVYDPAEETFTLPPEHAAVLADDDSPAAMVGAAPLISGMHRRTDRLVEAFRSGAGIAWSDQDPSVFESTERFFRVGYRNSLVAEWIPALDGVHDKLSAGARVVDVGCGRGAPLLLLAQAYPNSQFVGYDVHPPSIETAQQRAVEAGVSDRVRFEVNFCHGYPDQEVDVITFFDAFHDLGDPVGAASHARRSLAADGTLVLVEPRAGDDLAATLATAPMAALGFAASTFLCTPNSLSQPVGLALGAQAGEAALREVLAAAGYGSVRRAAANDFNMVIEARP, encoded by the coding sequence ATGACAACTGCAACACTCGATCTCGAGAAGGTCGGCGCGTTCGCCCAGCACATCGGGGCCATGCTCGCCGGCGGTGCCACCATCGCCATGATGGTGGTCGGCGACCGGACAGGCCTGTATGCCGCACTGGCAGAAGGCAAGGCCCTCACCCCCGCGCAACTCGCCGGAGCGACGGGCACGGCTGAGCGCTACGTGCGTGAGTGGCTGTCCCAGCAGGCAGCCGTCGGCATCGTGGTCTATGACCCGGCCGAGGAGACCTTCACCCTGCCACCGGAGCACGCCGCCGTGCTGGCCGACGACGACTCACCCGCCGCGATGGTCGGGGCCGCCCCGCTGATCAGCGGCATGCACCGCCGCACCGACCGGTTGGTCGAGGCGTTTCGCAGCGGGGCCGGCATCGCGTGGAGCGACCAGGACCCGTCGGTGTTCGAGTCGACCGAGCGGTTCTTCCGCGTCGGCTATCGCAACTCCCTTGTGGCCGAGTGGATCCCGGCGTTGGACGGTGTCCACGACAAACTCTCGGCCGGGGCACGCGTCGTCGACGTCGGCTGCGGCCGCGGCGCTCCCCTGCTGCTGCTCGCCCAGGCCTATCCGAACTCCCAGTTCGTCGGCTATGACGTGCACCCGCCCTCGATCGAGACCGCGCAGCAGCGGGCCGTCGAGGCTGGCGTCAGCGACCGGGTGCGCTTCGAGGTCAATTTCTGCCACGGCTATCCCGACCAAGAGGTGGACGTCATCACCTTCTTCGATGCCTTCCACGACCTGGGCGATCCCGTCGGTGCCGCGTCGCACGCGCGGCGTTCCCTTGCGGCCGACGGCACGCTGGTCCTGGTGGAACCACGCGCCGGCGACGACCTGGCCGCCACGCTGGCAACTGCCCCGATGGCAGCGCTCGGCTTTGCCGCCTCGACCTTCCTGTGCACGCCGAACTCACTGTCCCAGCCGGTCGGTCTGGCCCTGGGTGCGCAGGCCGGGGAGGCGGCGCTGCGTGAGGTGCTGGCTGCGGCCGGCTATGGCAGCGTGCGGCGAGCGGCAGCCAATGACTTCAACATGGTGATCGAGGCCCGCCCCTGA
- a CDS encoding OsmC family protein has product MTAAAVATAAAALRERQKPIKAGYREDPASALVTSTATARVDQAGLTATVPTWAGDVVAGLHPAAGGDGTQACSGDIVLQALVACAGVTLSSVATALGVELRSANVTAHGTWDARGTLGVDRDAPVGLTSVELVLDLDTDADQDKVERLVELTERYCVVARTLQDPPPLTVRQA; this is encoded by the coding sequence GTGACCGCTGCTGCCGTCGCGACCGCTGCCGCCGCGCTGCGCGAGCGACAGAAGCCGATCAAGGCGGGCTATCGGGAGGATCCGGCCTCGGCGCTGGTCACCAGCACGGCCACGGCTCGTGTCGACCAGGCCGGGTTGACCGCGACCGTGCCGACCTGGGCCGGCGACGTCGTCGCGGGGCTGCACCCCGCTGCCGGCGGTGACGGCACGCAGGCCTGCTCCGGTGACATCGTGCTGCAGGCGCTCGTCGCGTGCGCCGGGGTCACCCTGTCCTCGGTCGCGACCGCCCTCGGTGTTGAGCTGCGCTCGGCCAACGTCACCGCCCACGGCACCTGGGACGCCCGCGGCACCCTGGGCGTTGACCGCGACGCACCCGTGGGGCTGACCTCGGTCGAGCTGGTCCTCGACCTGGACACGGACGCAGATCAGGACAAGGTCGAGCGGCTCGTGGAGCTGACCGAGCGCTATTGCGTCGTGGCCCGCACCCTGCAGGATCCGCCGCCACTCACCGTGCGCCAAGCCTGA